One region of Deinococcus radiopugnans ATCC 19172 genomic DNA includes:
- a CDS encoding TrmH family RNA methyltransferase, with protein MTPLLHVVLYEPEKAGNVGNVARTCAVLGAELHLIRPFGFHLHDREFRRAVMDYLEGVTLHEHVNWTAFQDGLEPTARVFAFSTHATTLHTRAGFRRGDYLLFGPESRGLPVWLREGLTALKLPQPGTGRSLNLAVAAGAAAFEAGRQIEGW; from the coding sequence GTGACGCCGCTGCTGCACGTCGTGCTGTACGAGCCGGAAAAGGCCGGGAACGTGGGCAACGTGGCCCGCACCTGCGCCGTGCTGGGCGCAGAGTTGCACCTGATCCGGCCCTTCGGCTTCCACCTGCACGACCGCGAGTTCCGCCGGGCGGTGATGGACTACTTGGAAGGCGTGACGCTGCACGAACACGTCAACTGGACGGCGTTTCAGGATGGGCTGGAGCCTACGGCCCGCGTGTTTGCCTTCTCCACCCACGCCACCACGCTGCACACGCGGGCAGGCTTCCGGCGTGGCGATTACCTGTTGTTCGGCCCGGAATCGCGCGGGCTGCCCGTCTGGCTGCGGGAGGGTTTGACGGCCCTGAAGCTGCCGCAACCGGGCACGGGCCGCAGCCTGAATCTGGCGGTGGCGGCGGGCGCGGCGGCCTTCGAGGCGGGACGGCAGATCGAGGGCTGGTAG
- the ispF gene encoding 2-C-methyl-D-erythritol 2,4-cyclodiphosphate synthase: MVFSSEPIGPVVRVGYGEDAHRLAAGHSLILGGIAVPDAALGTVAHSDGDAVLHAVADALLSGVALGDIGDYFPDTDPLWAGLDSRAILGRVLELVRERGYTPVNIALVVTMDKPRLGPLRAQIARNVAALLGLSESEVGVSFKTSEGLAPAHVQTRVTALLTQLQD, encoded by the coding sequence ATGGTTTTTTCATCTGAGCCGATAGGCCCGGTGGTTCGCGTCGGTTACGGCGAGGACGCCCACCGACTGGCGGCCGGTCATTCCCTGATTCTAGGAGGCATTGCTGTACCGGACGCTGCGCTGGGGACCGTGGCCCACAGTGACGGCGACGCCGTGCTGCACGCGGTGGCAGACGCGCTGCTCTCAGGGGTGGCGCTGGGTGATATCGGCGACTATTTTCCCGACACCGATCCGCTGTGGGCTGGGCTGGATTCACGCGCGATCCTGGGGCGGGTGCTGGAACTGGTCCGCGAGCGCGGATATACCCCGGTCAACATTGCCCTGGTGGTGACGATGGACAAGCCCCGGCTGGGGCCGCTGCGCGCCCAGATTGCCCGCAACGTGGCCGCCCTGCTGGGCCTGAGTGAAAGCGAGGTGGGGGTCAGCTTCAAGACCTCCGAGGGGCTGGCCCCGGCCCATGTTCAGACGCGCGTGACCGCGCTGCTCACGCAGTTGCAGGACTGA